From a region of the Helianthus annuus cultivar XRQ/B chromosome 5, HanXRQr2.0-SUNRISE, whole genome shotgun sequence genome:
- the LOC110941804 gene encoding agamous-like MADS-box protein AGL65 isoform X1: MGRVKLKIKRLENISNRQVTFSKRRNGILKKAKELSVLCDIDIILLLFSPTGKPTLFTGQRSNIDEVIAKFARLTPQERAKRKLESLEALKKAFKKLDHDVNIQDFAGASSQSAEDLTNHAMMLRSQLDDMHKRLSYWSNPDKIDNIEHLKQMEDSLRESLDRIRIHKDNFGQQKLMPIDCTSQFQNGLHLPLMMASTQEDQTLSWLPDNENQNLMLPEKQGYIPQRDGECSGVSIPNYCLFGTGKQLEMEVSGKVDRSTQDGGLTELCSTSNLRPQFSDQFLFQPYTNLNFAQPKELKPETSTSLQGFLDYSNMNCAFEMPRPVFSDNMCHSWNPEPGSCPLSMIDTNSYSQPQPPDHLMTNNQS, from the exons ATGGGGAGGGTGAAGCTGAAAATCAAGAGATTGGAGAATATTAGTAATCGGCAAGTGACATTTTCTAAACGAAGGAATGGAATATTGAAGAAAGCTAAAGAATTGTCGGTGTTGTGTGATATCGATATCATTCTTCTTTTGTTTTCGCCTACCGGAAAGCCTACATTGTTCACCGGACAACGCAG CAACATTGATGAGGTGATTGCGAAGTTTGCTCGATTAACGCCACAAGAAAGAGCAAAAAG GAAATTAGAGAGCCTTGAA GCTTTGAAGAAAGCGTTTAAGAAGCTAGACCATGATGTAAACATACAAGACTTCGCGGGTGCAAG CAGTCAATCAGCTGAG gatttaacCAACCATGCAATGATGTTGCGGTCACAACTTGACGACATGCATAAGCGACTAAG TTATTGGAGTAATCCAGACAAGATCGATAATATTGAACATCTTAAGCAAATGGAAGATTCGTTAAGGGAATCACTAGACCGCATTCGTATACACAAG GACAATTTTGGACAGCAAAAGCTTATGCCGATAGATTGCACGAGCCAG TTTCAGAACGGGTTGCATTTACCTCTTATGATGGCCAGTACCCAAGAGGATCAGACTTTATCATGGCTTCCAGATAATGAAAATCAAAATTTAATGTTACCCGAGAAACAAGGTTACATACCTCAACG AGATGGGGAGTGTTCCGGTGTATCCATTCCAAACTACTGTTTATTTGGTACTGGCAAACAGCTAGAGATGGAAGTCTCGGGAAAAGTTGACCGGTCAACACAGGACGGTGGTTTGACCGAACTATGTAGCACATCAAACTTGAGACCACAATTTAGTGACCAATTCCTCTTCCAACCTTACACTAATCTCAATTTTGCACAACCAAAAGAATTGAAGCCCGAAACATCAACAAGTTTGCAAGGTTTTCTAGATTACTCCAACATGAACTGCGCCTTTGAGATGCCGAGGCCCGTCTTTAGCGATAACATGTGTCATAGCTGGAACCCTGAACCCGGCTCGTGCCCTCTTTCCATGATCGATACAAACTCATATTCTCAACCCCAG CCACCGGATCATCTGATGACAAACAACCAAAGTTGA
- the LOC110941804 gene encoding agamous-like MADS-box protein AGL65 isoform X2, with product MGRVKLKIKRLENISNRQVTFSKRRNGILKKAKELSVLCDIDIILLLFSPTGKPTLFTGQRSNIDEVIAKFARLTPQERAKRKLESLEALKKAFKKLDHDVNIQDFAGASQSAEDLTNHAMMLRSQLDDMHKRLSYWSNPDKIDNIEHLKQMEDSLRESLDRIRIHKDNFGQQKLMPIDCTSQFQNGLHLPLMMASTQEDQTLSWLPDNENQNLMLPEKQGYIPQRDGECSGVSIPNYCLFGTGKQLEMEVSGKVDRSTQDGGLTELCSTSNLRPQFSDQFLFQPYTNLNFAQPKELKPETSTSLQGFLDYSNMNCAFEMPRPVFSDNMCHSWNPEPGSCPLSMIDTNSYSQPQPPDHLMTNNQS from the exons ATGGGGAGGGTGAAGCTGAAAATCAAGAGATTGGAGAATATTAGTAATCGGCAAGTGACATTTTCTAAACGAAGGAATGGAATATTGAAGAAAGCTAAAGAATTGTCGGTGTTGTGTGATATCGATATCATTCTTCTTTTGTTTTCGCCTACCGGAAAGCCTACATTGTTCACCGGACAACGCAG CAACATTGATGAGGTGATTGCGAAGTTTGCTCGATTAACGCCACAAGAAAGAGCAAAAAG GAAATTAGAGAGCCTTGAA GCTTTGAAGAAAGCGTTTAAGAAGCTAGACCATGATGTAAACATACAAGACTTCGCGGGTGCAAG TCAATCAGCTGAG gatttaacCAACCATGCAATGATGTTGCGGTCACAACTTGACGACATGCATAAGCGACTAAG TTATTGGAGTAATCCAGACAAGATCGATAATATTGAACATCTTAAGCAAATGGAAGATTCGTTAAGGGAATCACTAGACCGCATTCGTATACACAAG GACAATTTTGGACAGCAAAAGCTTATGCCGATAGATTGCACGAGCCAG TTTCAGAACGGGTTGCATTTACCTCTTATGATGGCCAGTACCCAAGAGGATCAGACTTTATCATGGCTTCCAGATAATGAAAATCAAAATTTAATGTTACCCGAGAAACAAGGTTACATACCTCAACG AGATGGGGAGTGTTCCGGTGTATCCATTCCAAACTACTGTTTATTTGGTACTGGCAAACAGCTAGAGATGGAAGTCTCGGGAAAAGTTGACCGGTCAACACAGGACGGTGGTTTGACCGAACTATGTAGCACATCAAACTTGAGACCACAATTTAGTGACCAATTCCTCTTCCAACCTTACACTAATCTCAATTTTGCACAACCAAAAGAATTGAAGCCCGAAACATCAACAAGTTTGCAAGGTTTTCTAGATTACTCCAACATGAACTGCGCCTTTGAGATGCCGAGGCCCGTCTTTAGCGATAACATGTGTCATAGCTGGAACCCTGAACCCGGCTCGTGCCCTCTTTCCATGATCGATACAAACTCATATTCTCAACCCCAG CCACCGGATCATCTGATGACAAACAACCAAAGTTGA
- the LOC110941805 gene encoding chlorophyll a-b binding protein P4, chloroplastic, giving the protein MKLHIYNSSLQTPLHLHLLLPPESMAAVTQASVAVFRPCASRTRFLTGSSGKLNREFSVKPANTYSSGSFKVEAKKGEWLPGLASPGYLDGSLPGDNGFDPLGLAEDPENLKWFVQAELVNGRWAMLGVAGMLLPEVFTSMGILNVPKWYDAGKSEYFASSSTLFVIEFILFHYVEIRRWQDIKNPGSVNQDPIFKNYSLPPNEVGYPGGIFNPLNFAPTAEAKEKELANGRLAMLAFLGFIVQHNVTGKGPFDNLLQHLSDPWHNTIVQTMSGN; this is encoded by the exons ATGAAGTTACACATTTACAACTCATCCCTCCAAACCCCCCTTCACCTCCACCTTTTACTACCACCGGAAAGTATGGCCGCCGTCACACAAGCTTCCGTTGCAGTTTTCCGGCCATGTGCCTCCCGGACCAGATTCTTGACTGGATCATCAGGGAAGTTGAACAGAGAATTTTCAGTCAAACCGGCCAACACCTATTCATCTGGTTCGTTCAAGGTTGAAGCGAAAAAGGGAGAGTGGCTACCCGGGTTAGCCTCACCCGGTTACCTTGACGGAAG TCTTCCAGGTGACAACGGGTTTGACCCATTGGGACTAGCGGAAGACCCAGAGAACCTAAAGTGGTTCGTCCAAGCCGAGCTAGTAAACGGGCGGTGGGCCATGTTGGGTGTCGCCGGAATGTTGCTGCCTGAGGTTTTCACAAGCATGGGGATACTGAATGTCCCCAAGTGGTATGACGCTGGAAAATCCGAATATTTCGCATCGTCGTCAACCCTGTTCGTGATCGAGTTCATCCTGTTCCACTATGTCGAGATCAGAAGATGGCAAGACATCAAGAACCCGGGAAGTGTTAACCAAGATCCGATATTTAAAAACTACAGTTTGCCTCCAAATGAAGTCGGGTACCCGGGTGGCATATTCAACCCACTTAACTTTGCACCCACAGCTGAGGCCAAAGAGAAGGAGCTTGCCAACG GGAGACTGGCTATGTTGGCGTTCTTGGGGTTCATCGTTCAGCACAATGTGACCGGAAAAGGGCCATTCGACAACCTATTGCAACACCTGTCAGACCCATGGCACAACACCATAGTCCAAACTATGTCAGGGAACTAA